A stretch of DNA from Danio rerio strain Tuebingen ecotype United States chromosome 10, GRCz12tu, whole genome shotgun sequence:
GCCATGGGGAGCCCCTTTTCTCTTAAAAACACCATCACATCTGGAATCGTCAGCTCTGCTCAGAGAGACAGTAAAGAACTGGGTCTCTCCAACTCCAACATGGACTACATCCAGACGGACGCTACCATAGATGTAAGAGCACTGGAAACTGGGTGgtgttgcatgcaaaaaaaatgtatgtcatcATTTAATGAATTGCATTCCATCACTCAATCACAATTCTGCTTTACAGTTTGGAAATTCAGGAGGGCCTCTCATAAACCTGGTGAGTCGCTGACATTTACTCAAGAAACTGCTTCTGCCTTTTGGTTTAAAGGGTccaaaaacaccaaaacacatttttgagatgtttacagtcatatatatgttccacgctgctaaaaacactattaggatacatatatttcacaataaaagtgaaaattggttgtttttgcgttatttcgaacaaattcgttcttccggtttgaaaagaaattttgaagctacgtcaagGCCATGAgctccttgtgtaaattccagcatggagactggGTGTCTGTACCGGCAGGTACAATGTGACGTCTTTGAgctttcatcattaattcaagagAAAGACAAACTAATCAGctcgctctattgtgaatgaggtgcagctttattaatatgcatgataacTTCAAAAACTACCTGTTACAGTATTCAGAGAGACGCGACGTTGTGTTGCTAACCGTaaataaaacaagtggaagaagaagaattgttcggagacatgggtcgtcagtgttgtttataaacgtgccacaacaaaggttttgttttcattttcccgcaGTGAGAAAGGACCCACATTTGTGGACTACAGTGGTCTTCTAACACGCAACAaaaatgtttgtaaggaacatttttacccgagagcttttcgcatctggaaatggtgaaatccagatttgctcatcgtcttcttttaaaaaaaacgtggatagcgtggtgacacaatAACGTTAATCGTattatgtgctttaacatgtataacgggatcatgaaatgaacattcaaaaagcaactcatgtaaacatcttaatcatattgttgttttaatcagattaaggcaaatagttagattactgatgtccacaaAATCATTACTTTATCTGTTAAACCGACAAGTGAAACACAAACTACTCTCCTGTCTTCATTTAGAATAAAAATTCCAAGTAACTCAACACAAGCAAAGACAATTGTAGGCATAATAGTAGGAGTATTAGGGTAGGAGTATTTATAGCCACAGACATGCAACCTTTTTCAGGGGTAGAAAACTCTGGTTTTAGGCATTTAATTAGTGTGCTAGAACCACTCTACGAAATCCCAAGTAGAACGTATCTCACAGCTATGGTGGTACCCTCCTTGTACAATAAAGTAAAAGGCAAAGTTATTAGTGCACATTTAGTAGTTGACTACAGATTGCTGGACCTTCAGAGCAACACAGAGCTTCATGACTGTCATATTAAGAACGTGAATTGTTTTCAAATGTTCATCAATATTGTATTGTACTGGCCATACTCTAGCCTTATGTAATAAACTGATGTGTCATGTTTGTACTCTTCAGGATGGTGAGGTCATCGGCATTAAAACCATGAAAGTGACAGCAGGGATTTCCTTCGCTATTCCCTCAGACAGAGTCCGTCTCTTCCTTGACCGATCTGCAAACAAACAGAGTAAGAATGACCTCACAGCTGCTTGCTTTTGTCTGTGACATCATTTTTTTTCACTGACAGATGGTTATTGGGTCTTTTTTTCAGAGTCTTGGTTTGGAGAATCGGGATCGAAAAGGTGTTACATTGGAGTGATGATGTTGACTTTGACCCCCAGGTGCCAAacacttttattacaattttacaggagagcaaaattcatacattatggaatctgcagatttttgttaTATACCACTAGATTTGGCCCTTATAAATTCAAGTGCTGGAATACCTGGAAAATTGGCTTGTTCTGTGGAAAAGTGTTTCATTTATCAAGGACAATTTCCATCCccaagagggaagaaatcactttcgcgaacgctcacgctca
This window harbors:
- the LOC793521 gene encoding serine protease HTRA2, mitochondrial-like gives rise to the protein MGSPFSLKNTITSGIVSSAQRDSKELGLSNSNMDYIQTDATIDFGNSGGPLINLDGEVIGIKTMKVTAGISFAIPSDRVRLFLDRSANKQKSWFGESGSKRCYIGVMMLTLTPSIIEELRMRDPSFPDVSHGVLIHRVIVGSPANRAGMKPGEVIIEINGVKENTS